From the Trifolium pratense cultivar HEN17-A07 linkage group LG4, ARS_RC_1.1, whole genome shotgun sequence genome, the window AAATTTGAGGTAGTTTGGAAATGTTTGGAGAAGATGCTTAAGGCACCAATGACAAGGGTAGAGGGTATACCAGATCAATGATAGTTTGATAGAGGTAAAAGGTGATCGGGATAAAGCATATGTTACTATTGGCCAAAATTGAGAAGGTTTTAGATTTAATGGTCTAATATTCTATCATTAGACATGACTCGTGATAGGAAATTATGATGATGTTTGATACATGTAGTCGATCCCATTTAGTGAAAATGGCTCTGGTAGTGGTTGTTGTAGTTTCTTTCAGACACGACATGATCTCAAATGAAGCAAGTGTAAAATGATACGGTCTTACctatttgaaataattttattttcattgaaTGAACCACTGGAGCTGGTACTTTTATACACGCTTAAATGACACAGTAATGTTTGGCTGTGATAATGTAGGTTGTCACTTGTGGTAATGTGCCTCTCGAGTCATCTTTCCAGAAAGTTCCCAGATGTGTATATACATCAACAAGTTTATATGAGTATCGAGGATGGGACTCAAAAGCTGCCAATCCTACACATCGTCGACTTTCTTGGGGCCTTAGATTGCTGGAAGTAAGTTACTTagttcattttatattttattttaaatacttCTCTCTATGTCTTGGGGgtgaaatttaaataattttatgtcTTATTGTTTTGAGAATATTACATCTGCTTCACTTGATTGACCGGAATATATGTCATGTGACAGAGGCGTGTGGTAGACTTTTACATCTCAGATTTCCAATCCGGTCTAAGGGCATTGGTTAAGACTGGTCATGGAGCAAGAGTGACCCCATATGTTGATGACTCGGTTCTCATCAATGTAAATCCAACCAAAGAAGAGTTATCTCAAGAGTTCCTCCGATGGTTGGGAGAGAGAAACTTGTCAAGTGACGACCGCATCATGCGGCTGCAAGAAGGGTAACTTTTATCTATTTTTGAATATTCTAACTAACCTTATTTTTCCATCGATGGATGATTTCATCCAGCCATATAAATTTCTCGTTATATATCTGATGTGAAGTCGTGGTTTAAGAGAGATGATATGACTTGGTGTAACTTCATTTGTAATTCAGGCATATTAAAGAAGGAAGCACGGTGAGTGTAATGGGAGTTGTTCAGCGGAATGAGAATGTGCTTATGATTGTTCCTCCACCAGAGCCAATCACAACAGGTTGCCATTGGCTCAAATGTATTTTTCCTGCAAACTTGGAAGGTATAGTCTTAAGATGTGAAGACATGTCGAAGAATGATGTGATACCAGTTTAACATTATTATGTGGAACAAGAATGTTTGTAGCATCATCTTCTAATTGGCGGTTCTTAGATAGTATTCTTTTCCCCTCTATTATTAGTGGCGGTGGAATATATAATATTGACAAATTATTATAGATTAAGATGGCAGAAATTGTGTGtgattgtgtttattttttcaatctctttaaatAGTTGTATAGTTATGGTTTGGTTTGATGTTCTTGTAGGATTTGTAAACTTTGGTAATGTTTGATGCAGTCAAAATTCTTAAATGTATGAAGCATATTGTGGTTATGCTAAATAGAATACAAGGTTTCTATATGGTGTTTGTAAATCTTTTTATCATGCATAGTtagttgtataattttttatgattcGGTAGCCTAGTGACTAGACTCACACACTATAACACACTATAAGTGTGTGGAGAAGTAGAGAATctgaggttcgaactccgacctcATCCCTAGTAGCTACCAACTGAGCTTTTATATTTGTTCGAGTGTTATGCTAGAAAGTTGATCATATCTAAAGTTAGTTATGTCCTCCACTTCTTTACTTGCCAAATGAAAAACTAACGTTATTTGTTGTATGTCAACATCATTTGCTATATTTGGTGTCGGTGAGTTTTGAGAAGATAATATATGAATTATTTATTGTAGATGTAAACTAAAATGTGGTTATATGCCTCTACAAAATCATATACCATCAATTTCTCACTTACACTTAAGTCATAACCTTGCTTAAGAATTTGTtctagtatgtgtttggattgGTTATTTATGcgaataacaacaaaaaaaatcattccaaGTTAATTTGTCTCTGCCACCACGCAACATTTTGTTCACTTAACAATCCATGAAAATGGAAAAGGGTGGGATTCAAAGAACAAGGTTGAGAAGTACCTACAAAAGTGAGGAATCAAAGTGTCAAACACAAATTTAATCCAAAAATAGAAAGTATCAAACACAAATCACGCCAAAATGAAGATAATACACCGTCTGCCAATGACTAGAGCTGGGTATATAGATCAAGGTTCGTAGATCGGCCCCTTTAATACACAATTTATGTGAATTTTAGATTAGTTTTTTATGGATTAAGATCAGTCGACACTAAGCTACTAGGTTTGGTATAGTGGTGAagggtttgagtagtatgttataggtcctgggttcgattcccagctcattgtaaaaaaaaaaaaatcagtgtcaaactttaatttaaCATCAAATCTCATGTATTCGTTTTATTTAATCTAACGCCCTCAAACAATCTTTCTTTAAATAGcatattattttctatatttgtcCATCACCCAAAGAGGAAAatgtatattttcataaattctcaAATTCTACATGATATTATTGTCTTTCGGTTGTTTAAAAACATTTATTGTTCTTCAAAATTACTATCAAGTTTCAACTTTCTTCGGATGCACTGCCAAATAAAATTGTGGACAAATCATCAATATATGTTCAAAGATTCAATAGTCTTTGAACATTATCATTCGCAGTATCCATTTAACATGTCAGTTTATGCGAAGTGTGTTAAGTACCCAACCATATTTTTCTCATCAATAAGATCCAAATCCAAATTCTAAATTGGACCAATTAaagaatttatattttatttattatttatttttcttcattttattttctataaacatttaaattaaattgtaataaacagttaaattaaattaaataaagtgtAAAATCAAAAGTTAGGGattaattaaacaataaaaaacagAGAGAAGCAAAGCACATGAAACAGAGAGAAAATGCAAGAAAACGATTCAAAAAAGATCGAAATTTTCCGATTGAATTGACATGGTTCGTGCGTCGGTGAAAGTGGGTTCAGCCAAATTGGTTGTGATCTGCGTTGGTCTATTAGGGTTTGCACTCATTGCCGATTTTCTATgggcttcttcttcttcttcttcttcaaaaaatttcactttttccaATCCCAAAACTATCACAATCATTGTTCCTCccgaagagaagaagaaaaaggatAATAATTCTGTAAGATTACTTGCTGATGCTTATGCAGATTTACCCGGTCCACAACTTCATTGGGAAAAAATGGCTACTTCACCTGTTCCTCGTCTTGATGGTGCTGCTATTCAGATTCGAAATCGTTTATTCGTTTTTGCTGGTTATGGTACCATTAATCTTGTATGTAACACTCTTACTTTATTGTTGTATTCACTAACACTTCTAAAAgactgttttttttatatatattatagtagtTAAGGATGTTTTGAATTAATAGCTTAATTAAGCACTTTTATACAAGCTATATTTATTTAGTCAATGAGAAATTATGGTAAATTTGTTGTTTTCATGTAAGCTATaagttttcataagctatcataTGGTGATCTTATTGAAATTAGCTGAAAATAtatcataagttattttcatgaGCTCTTTCAAATATGATGTCAAGTGTTTACGCCAGTAGATAAGTGTATATAAGTAGTTCATAAGCAAATTCAAATGTATCCTAGTAAGTGTTCATTGTATATAAGAGCTTTTATGTATAAGCAATTTCTTACAACTTAGTTAAGCATGTATAGAATAAGTGTTTATTGTATATGAGCtttttgtataagttgtttttaacAAGCTTTTATTGTATAAGAGCTAAATTGTTTCTACAGTCGAGCTTTTACCATATAAGAGCTTTTATGTATGCGTTTTTTCTAATGTCGTGCTTTTATTCTATAAGAACTTTTATGTACAGTACGTTGTTTTTAACATTGAAGAGGAAAAGAGAGTAAACTCCGAGTAAGATGAAAATAGCTTACGGAAATAAGCTACACGGAGCTTAGAAATATCATTAACTTTCTCCATAAGATCATCGATACACTTACACCAGTGCTTAATTAGCACATATAAAACTTTCCAAATGCGTCTGAGTGTTTTGTTGTTATATTCTATTGTGTTTTCTAGGTACATTCTCAtgttgatatatataattttgatgatGGAACTTGGGGAGGAAGTTTTGACATGCCAAAAGAAATGGCACATTCGCATTTAGGAATGGTTACAGATGGAAGATACATTTATATTGTCACTGGGCAGTACGGTCCACAATGTAGAGGTCCTACTGCTCGTACCTTTGTGCTTGACAGTGAAACAAAACAATGGAGTGATCTTCCTCCTCTGCCAGTCCCTAGGTATGTTTGTACTTGATCTCTCAAATTACCACACCacatttgtttgtttatttgcaATTGACATGCTCCAAATTGTCGCCTGAAGTATGATATTGATATCaaagaagttttttttatttcctttttgtAGTTCTTTATTTTGCTTTAGGAGGTGATAAAGACTTGATCTATCGATCACTTGCATATTTTAGTCATTAAGAAAGAAACTACCAATGCTGAATCTTGATCTCCCTTGAATACCATACCATGACAGAGAAGTTGGTTGTGCAGAGGTGTCTGAAAGGTCCATCTCATCTCTGTTCAACCAAATTATCTCAACTAATTGAATTGGAAAGTTGAAGTTTCAAAGTAATGGGAATATAGACAACGGCACAGAAAAAGATAGAGAAGTGATGCGTAACTAAGTGAAAGCCCGACCTCTTAtgttatgtgttatttgtttatttaaattatttatttatttataataatgatGTTAATAAGTGATGTTTATACTTATGTTGAGAATTTTATTACgcaaaataacatttatattgTTAACTACTCCAGAAACTGAATCGACTAAGCTTAAATATgtcattcttttcaattttagtcGGGCTTCACTAGTTTAACTTTTGGTGGACGTAGAGGGGGACCTGGAAAAACATTTAAGGTGCAGTTTGATCCATATAGTCATGGCCACATAGTAGGAAAGGGCTTTTGTTGTTTCTATTCACTTGTCTGAGTTATTCTTTGGCTATAAGGAAATTGTGGCTTTGGATGATTTGTCTTTAGATGTGATTTACTGCAACATTATGGTGTTTGTTTGAATGTGTAGTCGACTCAACCTAGTGAAAAAAGACTTTCCTGTTTTCTTGTTGCGCTCTAGTctgattatatataatttttcttgtATCGGGTTTTGGGtggaaaataattttacaatattATACTCAATTTCAGATACGCACCAGCAACTCAACTTTGGAGaggtagattgcatgtgatgGGTGGAAGTAAAGAGAATCGACATACACCTGGATTAGAACATTGGAGTCTTGCTGTCAAAGATGGAAAACCATTAGAAAAGGAGTGGAGAAGTGAGATACCCATTCCTCGTGGAGGACCTCACAGGTTCTTGGCTCTCTAAGACACTATTCATTTAATTGATATCATATGATGAGTACTACTGAGCTACTATGTCTATAGAAATAACATATTAGTAATGACGTTTTGTTTTATTATAGcactaaaaatattgattagAACTAAACATATTAGTAATGACGTTTTGTTTTAGTAATgacatttgttgtttgttgtggagacctcccatatttgggccacccgttgttgttgattccacgttccagcttgttcagttctggacgtgaggggtgtgttagaagtcccacattggctagagatatggcatagataagtgtagtgcaaacctcaactctcaagctagcttttgtggttgagtacaggcctctcaaattctaagtGAATACATTTTTATCTGTGTTTTCTTATGTGAATGCCATAATGTATTATGTATATGTCACCTGCAATTTGTTACTGATGAATGTCATACTTTAGGGCCTGTGTTGTAGCCAATGACCGTCTCTATGTTCTTGGTGGTCAAGAAGGTGATTTTATGGCCAAACCCGGATCACCTATTTTTAAGTGCTCGCGCAGGATGGAGGTGAGTCACAAATATAATGTTATGATTCTTGTCTTATTTAGTTCTCTTCCTATTGTGATCAACCTAACTTTCTTCCACGACGCTGTTCTATAGTTTGGCGCTGCTTCTGACTCCTTGTTTATTGTCGTGCAGGTGGTCTATACTGATGTTTACATGTTGGATGACGACATGAAGTGGAAAGTGCTAACTCCAATGCCAAAACCAAACTCGCATATTGAATTTGCATGGGTGCTCGTAAACAATTCTATTGTTATTGTTGGTGGCACAACAGAGAAGCACCCTGAAACTAAAAAGATGGTTTTAAACGGAGAAGTGGTCCAGTTTAACTTGAATACTTTGGTACACACTTCTCTTATAAAGCTCGTAggaaatttgtttttgttgccGCATATTTGTTACATTCTTATATGCATTTCACTTGAAATTGGGGTTTGACAACAAAACATCTCCAGTTCTCTTCCACAGCCTTTATAATTTTGAACTAAACTCCTGTTTTACCTTTTCTCGATATCCGAAAATAATATTGTTGTTCATCCAGGGCAGGCAGTGATTTTCACCAAGTgtaaaattttgagtttattgaataaaataagatGATTGGGCAGTcttgttttcatttatttaaaaccCAATCTTACACTTGAATGACATAATGTGCTTTAAGTGTATGATTCCACTGACTGCATGTTTCTACTGTTAATGTTCTTGGGTGCCTTATACTGTCATGTACTCGTCCCATTCAATGGAAATGCTGATTCTTATTTTGTACCCTTGAGTCATTTTTAGTGTATAGTTCTTCAAAGCCCCTTTAAACTTTAATATTTCTATTTAGTAACCTGTGTCATAAGTTATGGTATATTTCTATTTAGTAACTTGTGTCATAAGTTATGGTTTGTCAAACATTTCTCTGCACCGTATTTGCTGTCAACATGcaatagaaatatagaaacaaaaaataatctatAACTGCTTTAATGCTATGCTTGATTACATGGCTAGATATATCTCAAGTCGGTTGTTTGCCGATGAAGGCAACAGCAATACAGTTCAATTGCATGTAGAAGCATGATATTATGTTATCAGTCTCTGATAGTTCATTTTCAATGTTATCAATTTTGCAGAAGTGGTCAGTGATTGGAAAATTACCATACCGGGTGAAAACAACTTTAGTTGGATTTTGGAATGGATGGTTGTACTTCACTTCAGGACAGAGAGACAAAGGACCTGATGATCCATCGCCAAAAAAGGTTGTTGGAGATATGTGgagaacaaaattaaaattgaatgaGTGAACAATTTGCTGTGGAATCTATTTTGTAGCTATTTTAACTAACTTTCCAAAATTGCAGCAGAGTTGAAGAGGCCGAAATATTACATATTCTTTGTTCACAGTgaaatatatttcttttcatGTGCAGAACATCTCTTGCGGGTAGTTTTCCTTCAAAAAAGATTATCTCTTGTAGTCTTATGTGTAGCTAACAAATTCTTTTGAAACAATGTGtaacaaaattaaaagtttaagtaatctttatatatatgtatgacaAAATTAAACGATGTGTAACAAAATTAAACGATTTTGAGAGAAGTGATTTGTGAGGAAGCAATTCTAAGAGAGTCACAATTTTGAGATTGATTTGTGAAGAGAAAGTGTCATGATTCTATGTATGACATACTTGAAGACAAAATGTTGATAAGTTTTCTTTAGATAAGTTGTTGTAAGCATATCTAAGTCGAGATTTGGTTAGAATTCTGATGGCAAGTTTGTGTTGTTGTGTTCATTGTGAAGTTTAAAATAAGTATGTAGAATAAGTAAAACTTTATGTTAAGAATGTagcatttttaaaataataaagattaaaGTAATATTCATccctaccaaaaaaaaagataaaacaacTTACTGATATCATGTTTAATCTCACCCTAATCAATGGATGAACTACTCGCCAAACAAGTCTCAAGTATAGTTAGTACTTAGTCtgaaatttcagtttttgtctcTTTATTTTGCGTCAAAATCACAGTTGATTACAAAAATTAactttcaatatttttaattttaaaataattttattttagcattcaaacaaaattattttttctaacaTCGCTTTCGTTGTAtcattttcaaaacaaaaataatatttcaattgtttcaaaatcaattcattttaaaaataatattttttatttgctaATAAGTCATGGTTCTGGGTTCGattcccagctcattgtaaacaaaaaaaaaagtcatgaaaaataatagttatacAACCACatgaaaaataatgataaatatGTACAAGCATTACTTTTGTACAATTTGCATCTACCATCATTAATAGTATAAGCGTTTTTACAAGGAATTAACTGGTGTAAACTGTTTATGCAGTGCATTAGTGTACACCATCTCCTCTCCATATAACACTACCAAATCTGGTTtttcaaaaataacaaaagtCGTACACTTATTGGTCATCAACttactaaaattaaaatcaaactcTTCATGGCATCTCAAAGATGATGCAAAAATATGAAGGTTATCTGTTATTAACCGGTATAAGCTGCCAACGGTgtattatcatattttctttttaatgatGCATCTTCCGACACAATCCATCACGGGCATTGCAAAGTTACTTCCCTCTCAGAATAACATAACTGGATCCATTAGTTTTCTGTATCTTAGAGATTCTCTTCAGGATCTCAGCAAAAGCTTGCTTGTCCTGCAGATATAAAACAAGCATATGGTGCAATGTTCagtaaagttttaaaaattaaaccGGAGAGTTCCCTGGTAAATGTTCAGACCAATTTTACTATCAACCCAACCAGATACCATGAAGAAGAGCAAATAACTGATTATGCCAATAAATACGAACAAGATAAGACAATTATACTAGCTAGGAAGTGGGAACAAGTCTTGCATCCGCTAGCAAGAGGGATGAAGTATTCTTTCCTCCCTTATCTTAATGCTGCCACTTGTACTTGAGCAAATCAATTTTCGACTTTTCCTCACTTATCTTAAACTGCCATTTAGTTTGCTGTTTTATCCATCAAACAGGTTTATATTAGGTCAGAGACTGAAATATCGAACAAAAGTTCGAAATTTTAGATGATCATATTTCCACAAATTAGACCAGTTTGCTGGTTTTGACCATTTCATTAGAGTTCAACAAGgaatatgtttttctttttctggacAGTTATCTATGTCTAATCTATAGTTGAATCAGTCTTTTCTACCTATGTGTAATTTATAGTTGAATCGGTCTTATATGGTTTTTGAAAATGGCTATAAATCAGCGAATCAtggttaaaactttttttttttggtcaagtaggcCACACCGGCACAGGCTAGAAATTATGTAGGAATTTCCGAGTTCAAACTCCGACCCTTGCATATCTAATGCCATTGTCCCTACCAACTTAGCTATGTTCACGGGGACTGGTTAACTGTTTTTAAATGttgtatattaattaattagttaatacATGACTGCCCCGTGCTAAGAAAATGTGCCATAAGGATTTGCTTGTTCATACTTCATATATCCAAAACAAAAGAACACAGCAATAAGTTAGATTGCATCATTTTAATCCAACACTGACAAATATCAGTCACAAATTCCTTCTACAGATTAAAGAAATCTTCGGAAAATTTAGATGTGCGATAAGTTTTATTTCCATCCTATAATAATTGTCACATttgcaaacaaacaaaaaattgtcgCTTTTGgttttcaatgtaattttaattgttttttttcttccaattgtGCATCATTCCCAATTTCtttctctaattttattttattttttctttcaattgtgTATCTAATTACGATTATGTGCGTCACTCCAAATTTCTTATTCTACACTTTGCATTAATTGATAATGGAAACACACCAATGTGAATTTGGTAAAATTGATATTCTCTTTTCCTTAATTTGTGTGAAATAACATAATATCACAATTATTGTGGGGGTCCTTTTCACCATATCTCAATTTGACCAAATGTTGATTAAGAATTAGACTATTTAAAGATAATAAGATTTAGAATGGTTAAGAAAACATTCAGCTTAAGCAAAATTAGAGCTTACCTCTGCACATCTTAATCTTCCCTTAAATTTAGCTACAAGCTCCTGAGTAGTTAATGGAGTCCTTTGCATTAGAACAGCCCTAATTTCTTGCTCAGTTACAGGCCCAGAAGCTGCGTTAGAAGACCCAGCATTTGATGACGGTAGCGGTGTGCCTTTTGGAGGTGCATTACTTTTAGATGCAGATCCGTTTACATCTTTTCCAGATGATTTTGGTTCCTgattcaataaaataattaagaattTCAATAACATCAATAGGAAAACAATCTAACAATCAAGTTttagtaagaaaaaaatttcTCTGACAATAtctttaatattatattatagtaTCTTAGTTTATCTTTTAGAATCATAATATGCAGGATGTCACAATATTTAGTTGTCACAAAAACTCACAACCAGCAAGTACTCCCATGGTGACTTGTCTGGCGACCGATCCAAGACCAAACAATGGTGTCTCTTGGACATCCAACAACAAATGTAAAAGATACAGACTAGGGTTAGCCTTGAAGGCGCTAAACctaaagatgaaataaaatgagGATTTTGAACCTAGCTCTGGATACTAAGTTGAATTAGTTTATAGGATGATTAACTTGTATTTCACAATGAGGTTTTGCAAACCCTTTAGACTTCTATACAACAGAGAATCAGATAAATAAGGCAACTAACTCTATCCTAATAAATAGAGAATAATCAACCCTTTAGACTTCTATTTGTTGTTGAGTTGCAGCGCA encodes:
- the LOC123919809 gene encoding kelch repeat-containing protein At3g27220, with the translated sequence MVRASVKVGSAKLVVICVGLLGFALIADFLWASSSSSSSKNFTFSNPKTITIIVPPEEKKKKDNNSVRLLADAYADLPGPQLHWEKMATSPVPRLDGAAIQIRNRLFVFAGYGTINLVHSHVDIYNFDDGTWGGSFDMPKEMAHSHLGMVTDGRYIYIVTGQYGPQCRGPTARTFVLDSETKQWSDLPPLPVPRYAPATQLWRGRLHVMGGSKENRHTPGLEHWSLAVKDGKPLEKEWRSEIPIPRGGPHRACVVANDRLYVLGGQEGDFMAKPGSPIFKCSRRMEVVYTDVYMLDDDMKWKVLTPMPKPNSHIEFAWVLVNNSIVIVGGTTEKHPETKKMVLNGEVVQFNLNTLKWSVIGKLPYRVKTTLVGFWNGWLYFTSGQRDKGPDDPSPKKVVGDMWRTKLKLNE